ATCCGCTTCGTCGACCCGCGGCGTTTCGGCCGGCTCTCTGTGGTTCCAATCACACGCCAGGAGCCTGAAGGTTACAGCGGCCCCGGAAAGGAACCGACCACCATCTCCGCGGAGGAATTCGCGCAGCTCTTTCGCGCGCGCAAGCTGGCCATCAAGGCGGCTCTGCTGAATCAGTCAATCCTGCATGGCGTGGGCAACATTTATGCAGACGAGAGCCTGTTCCGCGCCGGCATACGTCCTCGCCGCGCTGCAGGACGCCTGACCCGCGACGAGCTCACGCGGCTGCACGCCGCATTGCAGCAGGTGCTGGCGCATGCGATTCAACTCGGAGGCTCATCGGTCTCAGATTACGTGGACGCTGACGGGGTGCGCGGGTTCTTCCAGCTCGAACACAAAGTTTATGGCCGCGCCGGCCAGGATTGCACTGTCTGCTCCATACCGCTCAAGAAGATCACTGTCGGCGGACGCACGACGGTTTATTGCCCGCACTGCCAGCATTGAGTTCGCTCACTCATGAGCGAGCGAATCAACAACGGGCGTCAGCAACGATCCACGGCCTGCTCTGCCGCAACCGCCGCACCCACCACGCGCGTCGTCTGATCGTCATCGACGATCTCCACCGAATAGCTCTGCAGCGGACTCATCTTGACCATCTGGTGCAGATAATCCTTCAGCATATTCAGATCGAGGAAGCGAACGTTATACCCGGTGATGTAGAACTTCTTCGCGCCAGCCTGATGAATGACGGTCGCAGTTCCTGCTGCCAGCGCCTTGTGCCACAGGTGCTTGAACTCCACGCAGCGCGCATTGCTCCTGCGGTTGGCCGCCTCGAAAACCTCTTCGGGCTCCATATCCAGGAACCGCAGACGCATCGCGCGGTGGCCCATGATGCCCTCCAGGTGGCCGCGCCCTCCGCAACCGCAGTAGTTCTCCTTGTCGTCGAGAGTGACGACGGTGTGTCCACCCTCCCACACGCCTTCCATGAACGGATAGCACCCATAGCCGATGCCTGTGCCGATGGTCCAGACGCGCACCTGCTGCTCCAGCTTGCCATGCCGCGAAGCGAGACCTGCCGCCACAGCGTCCGCATCATTGAGAATGGTAACGGGGGCTTTCAGTCCGCGCGACTCAAGCCCGGAAGCAACCAATTCCTGGATGCGTGCTCCCTTGAGCTGCGGCAGATTCGGCGCCTCTTCCACCACGCCATTGCGAATCATTCCCGGGAGCGCGACGCCGACAGCCTTGATCCTCGATTCGTGTCCTTTTGCGGCCTTCAACGCCAGATCGCAAATGCCTTCGACGAGCGATTCCGTCGGGAGCTCTACAAGCGAATCATCCTCGTCGGAATCCTGTGGAATCGGGCCTGGCGGATACGACAACAGATCGCCCTGAACCTTGTGATCGATGGCTAACCCGGCGTAGAGACGCTCGGCCACATTCACGCCAATCGCTTCTACAGGCTCGCTGTTTGCGGCGCCGGTTACCTTGCCCGCCCTGTCGCGTTCTGCCATCCTCCGGCTCCTCCG
This genomic interval from Acidobacteriaceae bacterium contains the following:
- the mutM gene encoding bifunctional DNA-formamidopyrimidine glycosylase/DNA-(apurinic or apyrimidinic site) lyase, which produces MPELPEVETVANGVNARVRGQRIVRVWTSGKPQTFKSPEEEIAQALTGATIERVRRVGKSIVFDLTRAKKPAPQFLVHLGMTGRLLVSQPEVPLPPHTHAILTLADKREIRFVDPRRFGRLSVVPITRQEPEGYSGPGKEPTTISAEEFAQLFRARKLAIKAALLNQSILHGVGNIYADESLFRAGIRPRRAAGRLTRDELTRLHAALQQVLAHAIQLGGSSVSDYVDADGVRGFFQLEHKVYGRAGQDCTVCSIPLKKITVGGRTTVYCPHCQH
- a CDS encoding ROK family protein, translating into MAERDRAGKVTGAANSEPVEAIGVNVAERLYAGLAIDHKVQGDLLSYPPGPIPQDSDEDDSLVELPTESLVEGICDLALKAAKGHESRIKAVGVALPGMIRNGVVEEAPNLPQLKGARIQELVASGLESRGLKAPVTILNDADAVAAGLASRHGKLEQQVRVWTIGTGIGYGCYPFMEGVWEGGHTVVTLDDKENYCGCGGRGHLEGIMGHRAMRLRFLDMEPEEVFEAANRRSNARCVEFKHLWHKALAAGTATVIHQAGAKKFYITGYNVRFLDLNMLKDYLHQMVKMSPLQSYSVEIVDDDQTTRVVGAAVAAEQAVDRC